A genomic region of Marinobacter sp. NP-4(2019) contains the following coding sequences:
- a CDS encoding DUF1329 domain-containing protein translates to MKTSNYKRNLAAAVVTASLGFSMVVEAAVSADEAARLGAELTPFGAERNGNDSGTIPAWSPEPMAIEKVLQDEPEFTITAANYLQYTDQLIPGLEAMFEKYPDSFKMNVYPTRRTHRMPQWVYDNIRENATEATLVAGGNGVEGAYGGTAFPIPESGEELIWNHITRWRGEGQSSDVAAYGVYSDGNITYTRNQVEQKYTYYQEGQEDQWDGLNGFYFQETVEPSRRSGELLLLHEPMNPGLEPRKAWQYIPGQRRVRRAPTVAYDTPTPTSNGMAVFDETFHFNGALDRYDWTLVGKQEVFMPYNDNRFINAVDEGVEVEELFTAGHPNPDFRRWELHRAWVVEATLKEGKRHVYAKRRFYIDEDSWTVVMSEAYDGRGDLWKVNYGSPYYAEELPGVVVSGNIYQDLLSGHYYVHPYTRETFHKGGEDDFYSTQNLRRQARR, encoded by the coding sequence ATGAAAACCTCAAACTACAAGCGTAACTTGGCGGCGGCTGTGGTAACGGCCTCTCTTGGCTTCTCCATGGTGGTAGAGGCGGCGGTGTCTGCGGACGAGGCTGCACGCCTGGGCGCCGAACTCACGCCCTTTGGTGCCGAGCGTAATGGTAATGACAGCGGCACTATTCCGGCCTGGTCACCGGAGCCGATGGCAATTGAAAAGGTTTTGCAGGACGAGCCCGAATTCACCATTACCGCCGCCAACTACCTGCAATACACAGACCAACTGATTCCCGGGCTTGAGGCAATGTTCGAAAAGTATCCGGACAGCTTCAAGATGAACGTCTACCCGACACGACGCACTCACCGCATGCCGCAATGGGTCTATGACAACATCCGGGAGAACGCCACCGAAGCGACGCTGGTGGCCGGTGGCAACGGCGTGGAAGGAGCCTATGGTGGAACGGCGTTCCCGATTCCTGAAAGTGGTGAAGAGCTGATCTGGAATCATATCACCCGTTGGCGCGGGGAGGGGCAGTCTTCGGACGTTGCTGCTTATGGCGTCTATTCTGATGGAAATATTACCTACACCCGTAACCAGGTCGAACAGAAGTATACCTATTATCAGGAAGGCCAAGAGGATCAATGGGATGGCCTCAATGGTTTTTACTTCCAGGAAACCGTGGAGCCGAGTCGTCGAAGCGGTGAGCTGTTGCTGCTCCACGAACCGATGAATCCGGGCCTCGAGCCACGTAAAGCCTGGCAGTATATCCCTGGCCAGCGCCGGGTGCGTCGGGCCCCAACCGTAGCTTATGACACCCCTACTCCCACCTCCAATGGCATGGCCGTCTTTGATGAGACCTTCCATTTCAATGGTGCGCTGGATCGTTACGACTGGACACTGGTGGGCAAGCAGGAAGTATTCATGCCCTATAACGACAACCGGTTCATCAACGCCGTGGACGAAGGCGTAGAGGTTGAGGAGTTGTTTACCGCAGGTCATCCAAACCCGGATTTCCGACGTTGGGAACTGCACCGGGCCTGGGTTGTTGAAGCCACTCTCAAGGAAGGTAAACGCCATGTCTATGCCAAGCGTCGTTTCTACATAGACGAGGACTCTTGGACTGTGGTGATGTCTGAGGCTTACGACGGCCGTGGTGACCTGTGGAAGGTGAATTACGGCAGCCCGTACTATGCCGAGGAACTGCCCGGCGTGGTGGTCTCCGGCAATATCTACCAGGATTTGCTGTCTGGCCACTATTACGTCCACCCCTATACCCGCGAAACGTTCCACAAAGGTGGGGAGGATGATTTCTACTCCACCCAGAACCTGCGTCGTCAAGCGCGTCGCTGA
- a CDS encoding DUF1302 domain-containing protein, translated as MKPHNSSFDRQLAPVCLSHTASFRLRKLMLAGVILAASEGAYALSTDLGEAGTLRLDNTLRYSSSWRVEDQDDELLADANGDDGNRNFDDGQIQSRFDLLSEMDLNFGDYGVFVRGRAYYDDVYARAENDHDSPATSNNLSESHDRFTDDTRELIGKNAELLDAFAYGNFDFGDTYLTLRTGRQVINWGESLFLQGGVSTAQVPLDATRANSPGVELKEIFLPVGQVFGQVNLTSAMSLSGYYQYEWEETRLNPAGSYFSTQDFLDEGGESFILAPGFSARRSGDQDASDSGQYGVALRYVAEPLNYTEFGLYHLNYHDKLPQLQFADFVMPAPGVVLPTTYHLEYEEDIKLYGASFNTVVGGATIAGEVSYRDGQPVRVVASLPAYERANTIQTQVSTIMVLGPNPLMDSLSFAGEVGVNRVNGYESSELHSDRSAWGVTARLTPEYYGIYPGLDMKLPLTVSHGANGVSSIPGTFTEGVTNASITAEFSYLDNYQATLGYTGYFGSAEDNKQKDRDFVSMSLSYTF; from the coding sequence ATGAAACCACATAATTCTTCCTTTGACCGGCAGCTAGCCCCGGTCTGTCTGTCACACACTGCGTCCTTTCGTCTGCGTAAGCTGATGCTTGCCGGGGTGATTCTTGCCGCCTCAGAAGGTGCCTATGCTCTCTCTACTGACCTGGGTGAGGCCGGCACACTTCGGTTGGACAACACCCTTCGCTATTCCAGCTCGTGGCGCGTTGAGGATCAGGATGATGAGCTGCTGGCCGACGCCAATGGTGACGACGGTAACCGGAACTTCGACGACGGCCAGATCCAAAGCCGTTTTGACCTTCTGTCCGAGATGGATCTCAATTTTGGCGACTATGGCGTATTCGTGCGAGGCCGCGCCTACTATGACGATGTCTACGCCCGTGCCGAAAATGACCACGACTCTCCCGCCACCAGCAATAACCTCTCTGAATCGCATGATCGGTTCACCGACGATACCCGGGAGCTGATTGGCAAGAACGCCGAACTACTCGATGCTTTCGCCTACGGAAACTTTGATTTTGGTGATACCTACCTGACCCTTCGCACGGGTCGGCAAGTCATTAACTGGGGTGAGAGCCTGTTTCTGCAGGGCGGTGTTTCCACCGCTCAGGTGCCCCTGGATGCCACTCGTGCCAATTCGCCCGGAGTCGAACTCAAAGAAATATTCCTTCCTGTGGGGCAGGTCTTCGGCCAGGTAAATCTGACCAGTGCGATGAGCCTGAGCGGCTACTACCAGTACGAGTGGGAAGAAACCCGGCTCAATCCGGCGGGCAGCTATTTCAGTACCCAGGATTTTCTCGATGAAGGTGGTGAGTCGTTCATCCTGGCACCTGGCTTCAGTGCACGTCGGTCAGGGGATCAGGACGCCAGCGACAGCGGTCAGTACGGCGTTGCCTTGCGTTACGTGGCAGAGCCCCTGAACTACACCGAGTTCGGACTCTACCACCTGAACTACCACGACAAGCTGCCCCAGCTCCAATTCGCCGATTTCGTTATGCCTGCGCCTGGCGTAGTACTGCCCACCACCTACCACCTGGAATACGAAGAAGACATCAAGCTTTACGGTGCCAGCTTCAATACTGTCGTTGGTGGGGCGACCATTGCAGGTGAAGTTTCCTACCGCGATGGCCAGCCGGTAAGGGTCGTTGCCTCGCTGCCTGCTTATGAGCGGGCCAATACGATACAGACACAGGTATCCACCATCATGGTGCTCGGTCCGAATCCTTTGATGGACAGCCTGAGCTTCGCTGGTGAAGTGGGCGTTAACCGTGTGAACGGCTATGAGTCCTCAGAGCTTCACAGTGACCGCTCTGCCTGGGGAGTGACTGCCCGGCTGACGCCGGAATACTACGGAATCTACCCGGGGCTGGACATGAAGCTGCCACTCACGGTGAGCCACGGTGCCAACGGGGTTTCTTCGATCCCAGGCACGTTTACCGAGGGGGTGACCAACGCGAGCATTACAGCCGAGTTCAGTTACCTGGATAACTACCAGGCCACCCTGGGCTACACCGGCTACTTCGGCAGCGCTGAAGACAACAAGCAAAAGGATCGCGATTTCGTATCGATGAGCCTTTCCTACACCTTCTAA
- a CDS encoding TetR/AcrR family transcriptional regulator: METDNIAATPGKHKEETATPKRPKEPPSPRTQEARRAATIAKLTDAAIETIVKFGYARASTNEICKRARVSQGALFRHFPTRGDFMAHVAEAVFARQIADFETNYLRDDSLPNDPLERAIRFTRVVCQSRLARTWAELVVASRTDEQLQEKVSEVFHKARKWAREAARKVFAPEAVHDEERFNAVVETVLWMFEMEGIYAHLDQDEQAAERRLQVAIQCYRQYFNEQK, translated from the coding sequence ATGGAGACTGACAACATTGCCGCCACTCCCGGCAAGCACAAGGAAGAAACGGCTACGCCCAAACGCCCCAAGGAACCACCCTCACCTCGCACGCAAGAGGCTCGGCGGGCGGCGACAATAGCCAAGCTGACAGACGCCGCTATTGAAACCATTGTTAAGTTCGGGTACGCCAGAGCCAGCACCAATGAAATCTGCAAACGAGCCAGGGTCTCCCAAGGCGCCCTTTTCCGGCACTTCCCGACCCGTGGGGATTTTATGGCCCATGTAGCCGAGGCGGTTTTCGCACGGCAGATCGCAGACTTTGAAACCAACTACCTGCGCGACGACTCCCTACCCAACGATCCGCTAGAACGTGCTATCCGCTTCACGCGTGTTGTCTGTCAATCTCGGCTCGCGAGAACATGGGCTGAATTAGTCGTTGCATCACGGACTGACGAACAACTCCAGGAAAAGGTATCCGAGGTCTTCCATAAGGCCAGAAAGTGGGCTCGCGAGGCCGCTCGCAAAGTATTCGCCCCGGAAGCAGTGCATGACGAGGAACGCTTTAACGCGGTGGTCGAAACGGTGCTCTGGATGTTTGAAATGGAAGGCATCTATGCCCACCTCGATCAAGACGAGCAAGCTGCCGAACGCCGACTCCAGGTGGCGATACAGTGCTATCGTCAATATTTCAACGAGCAGAAATAG
- a CDS encoding sensor histidine kinase: MKLLSQLRTSSFQLALLYMVVFATSVFLLLAFIYWRTAGFMTAQTDETIEAEIAGLAEQYRGRGINGLITIIRERVARDPNAKSIYLLTTDDFLKLAGNIETWPEGARSESGWINFTLNESVGWRGPERLARARIFEVQGGLRLLVGRDVDELTNLKRVIETAINWGMGITLGLALLGGFLMSRSTTRRIEVINNTSRRIMNGHLSLRIPTRGTDDDFDQLAENLNQMLDRIVYLMEGIRHVSDSIAHDLRTPLTRLRNQLENTLMSVDNDEAREQAGRAVAEADQLLATFNALLRIARLETRGNTADMKPVSLDGLVSDACELYEALAEDKEQVFEQSLESQVMIEGDRDLLFQMVSNLIDNAIKYTPEKGTIRVVVRRDGEDCLFEVSDSGIGIPDDEKDQVFQRFYRVGKSRSSPGNGLGLSLVSAVAEIHQARIELSDHRPGEENPGLTVTIRMPAYVVEKKRIRTTQTDPQGGAAGGGEQKASPSETSKV; encoded by the coding sequence GTGAAACTGCTTAGTCAGCTCCGGACGTCGTCCTTTCAGCTAGCACTGTTGTATATGGTGGTGTTTGCCACTTCGGTGTTCCTGCTGTTGGCGTTCATCTACTGGCGCACCGCCGGTTTCATGACCGCCCAGACGGACGAAACCATCGAGGCTGAGATCGCCGGCCTCGCGGAGCAATACCGCGGTCGCGGCATCAATGGTCTGATCACCATTATCCGCGAGCGTGTGGCGCGGGATCCCAACGCCAAGTCCATCTATCTGCTCACCACCGATGACTTCCTCAAACTGGCCGGCAATATCGAAACATGGCCGGAAGGCGCCCGCTCGGAAAGTGGCTGGATCAACTTCACCCTGAACGAGTCCGTTGGCTGGCGAGGCCCGGAACGGTTGGCGCGGGCCCGTATCTTCGAGGTACAGGGCGGCTTGCGCTTGCTGGTGGGGCGGGATGTTGACGAGCTCACCAACCTCAAGCGGGTGATCGAAACCGCCATTAACTGGGGGATGGGCATTACCCTGGGGCTGGCCCTGCTGGGCGGCTTCCTGATGAGCCGAAGTACCACCCGGCGTATAGAAGTGATCAATAACACCTCCCGGCGAATCATGAACGGCCACCTGTCCCTGCGCATACCCACCCGTGGTACCGATGATGATTTTGACCAGTTGGCGGAGAACCTGAACCAGATGCTCGACCGGATCGTCTACCTGATGGAAGGCATCCGCCACGTCTCCGACAGTATCGCCCACGACCTGAGAACGCCGCTGACTCGTTTGCGTAACCAGCTTGAGAACACCCTGATGTCGGTCGACAACGACGAGGCCCGTGAACAGGCCGGTCGCGCGGTGGCCGAGGCGGACCAACTGCTGGCCACCTTCAACGCCTTGTTGCGGATTGCGCGGCTGGAAACCCGGGGCAACACCGCGGACATGAAGCCTGTGTCACTGGATGGCCTAGTGAGTGATGCCTGCGAGCTTTATGAAGCTCTGGCGGAAGACAAGGAGCAGGTGTTCGAGCAGTCCCTGGAAAGCCAGGTGATGATCGAGGGTGACCGGGACCTGCTGTTCCAGATGGTCAGCAACCTGATCGACAATGCCATCAAATATACCCCGGAAAAGGGCACGATTCGCGTGGTGGTCCGCCGTGACGGTGAGGATTGCCTGTTTGAAGTCAGCGACAGCGGGATCGGCATCCCGGATGACGAGAAAGACCAGGTTTTCCAGCGTTTCTATCGGGTCGGCAAGAGCCGTTCATCCCCCGGTAACGGGCTGGGGCTGAGTCTGGTCAGTGCCGTGGCGGAAATTCATCAGGCAAGGATTGAGCTGTCGGACCATCGTCCCGGCGAGGAGAATCCCGGGCTGACAGTGACTATTCGCATGCCGGCCTATGTGGTTGAGAAGAAACGTATCCGCACGACCCAGACTGATCCGCAAGGTGGGGCGGCAGGTGGCGGGGAGCAGAAAGCCTCCCCGTCAGAAACATCAAAGGTCTGA
- a CDS encoding response regulator transcription factor: MKALVIEDDQDVANYLVKGLKESDFVVDHAADGKEGMMMAASEDYDIMIVDRMLPGMDGLSIIKTVRATGNQVPVLILSALGDVDDRVEGLRGGGDDYLTKPFSFTELLARIESLVRRNRQSAETETVLRVADLEMDLLARTVKRAGQNIDVQPREFRLLEYLMRNAGQVVTRTMLLEKVWDYHFDPQTNVIDVHISRLRAKIDKEFETPLLQTIRGAGYMLRETA, encoded by the coding sequence GTGAAAGCGCTGGTAATTGAAGACGATCAGGATGTAGCAAACTACCTTGTCAAAGGCCTGAAGGAGTCGGACTTTGTTGTCGACCATGCGGCTGATGGCAAGGAAGGGATGATGATGGCGGCCAGTGAGGATTACGACATCATGATCGTGGACCGCATGTTGCCTGGTATGGACGGCCTGTCCATCATCAAGACCGTACGGGCCACTGGAAACCAGGTACCGGTGCTAATCCTCAGCGCCCTGGGCGATGTGGATGACCGGGTTGAGGGATTGCGTGGTGGCGGTGATGATTACCTCACCAAGCCCTTCTCCTTTACCGAACTGTTGGCCCGTATTGAATCGCTGGTCCGCCGTAATCGCCAGTCAGCGGAAACCGAGACCGTATTGAGAGTGGCGGATCTGGAAATGGACCTGCTGGCACGAACCGTCAAGCGGGCGGGTCAGAATATTGATGTGCAACCCCGGGAATTCCGTTTGCTGGAGTATCTGATGCGCAACGCCGGCCAGGTGGTGACCCGCACCATGCTGCTGGAAAAAGTCTGGGACTACCATTTCGATCCCCAGACCAACGTGATTGATGTGCACATCAGCCGGCTGAGAGCCAAGATCGACAAGGAATTCGAGACTCCGTTACTGCAGACCATACGGGGCGCAGGGTACATGTTGCGTGAAACTGCTTAG
- the hyi gene encoding hydroxypyruvate isomerase: MPNFAANLSMLFTEVPFMERFEQARLAGFTGVEYLFPYEWPVAQLQQALRENGLTQVLFNLPPGDWDGGERGIACLPDRVEEFRAGVQRAIEYARALECTRVNCLAGLKPADLDEELAWQTLVENVRWAAEQLEAEGITLCLEAINSRVDMPGFFLDTSARVIRLIEEADMDNVRLQYDLYHMQIMEGDLLRTVECLLPWIGHIQFADNPGRHEPGTGEINFSNVFRELGRLGYSGWLSAEYRPATTTAESLGWFRGVS; this comes from the coding sequence ATGCCCAATTTTGCTGCCAATCTGTCCATGTTGTTCACGGAAGTGCCGTTTATGGAGCGCTTCGAGCAGGCTCGTCTGGCTGGCTTCACCGGTGTGGAGTATCTGTTTCCCTATGAGTGGCCGGTGGCGCAGCTGCAGCAGGCATTACGGGAGAACGGGCTGACCCAGGTACTGTTCAACTTGCCGCCGGGGGACTGGGACGGCGGCGAGCGGGGTATTGCCTGTCTGCCGGACCGGGTGGAGGAATTCCGCGCCGGTGTGCAGCGAGCCATTGAGTACGCCCGTGCTCTGGAATGCACCCGTGTTAACTGTCTGGCGGGCCTGAAGCCGGCGGATCTGGATGAGGAGCTGGCCTGGCAGACGCTGGTGGAGAATGTTCGCTGGGCCGCGGAACAGCTGGAGGCCGAGGGGATTACCCTGTGCCTGGAGGCGATCAATTCACGGGTGGATATGCCGGGGTTCTTTCTTGATACCTCCGCCAGGGTTATCCGGCTGATCGAAGAAGCCGATATGGATAACGTGCGCTTGCAGTATGACCTCTACCACATGCAGATTATGGAAGGGGACCTGTTACGCACTGTGGAGTGCCTGTTGCCGTGGATTGGCCATATCCAGTTTGCCGACAACCCGGGCCGACACGAGCCAGGTACCGGGGAAATTAACTTTTCGAATGTTTTTCGGGAACTGGGTAGACTGGGTTATAGCGGGTGGCTGAGTGCGGAATATCGCCCTGCAACCACGACGGCTGAGAGTCTGGGTTGGTTTCGGGGAGTGTCGTGA
- a CDS encoding NAD(P)-dependent oxidoreductase has product MTVDSPHIAFLGIGLMGAPMTRNLLDAGFSMTLWNRTASKCDPFKSEATIADSPAQAVSDADVVITMLENSDVVDSVMVEQGAIGALKPGALVIDMSSVQPSVARRHAGLAAERGAGYVDAPVSGGTVGAAEARLSIMAGGSEQDVDRARPVFEVLGKCTRIGPVGSGQLAKLANQAIVGITIGAVSEALLLAAKGGADPAAVREALMGGFAGSRILELHGQRMIDRDFAPGAPARIQLKDLRMILDEARAENLTLPLAQQVHNEYQSLVANGHSDVDHSGLLLELEHLNGALMGSLGKPEK; this is encoded by the coding sequence ATGACTGTAGATAGTCCCCATATCGCCTTCCTTGGCATTGGCCTGATGGGCGCGCCGATGACCCGGAATCTCCTGGATGCCGGTTTTTCCATGACGCTGTGGAACCGCACGGCCAGTAAGTGTGACCCGTTCAAGAGTGAAGCCACGATTGCGGATTCACCGGCTCAGGCCGTCAGTGACGCCGATGTTGTCATCACCATGCTGGAAAACAGCGATGTGGTGGATAGCGTTATGGTGGAGCAGGGGGCGATCGGCGCGTTGAAGCCGGGGGCGCTGGTGATTGATATGAGTTCTGTGCAGCCCTCCGTCGCCCGTCGCCATGCCGGACTGGCAGCGGAGCGGGGCGCGGGTTATGTGGATGCACCGGTGTCGGGTGGTACGGTGGGGGCCGCTGAGGCGCGTCTGAGTATCATGGCCGGTGGCTCGGAGCAGGATGTGGATCGGGCCCGGCCGGTGTTTGAGGTCCTGGGGAAGTGTACCCGTATTGGTCCGGTCGGTTCCGGGCAGTTGGCCAAGCTGGCCAATCAGGCGATTGTGGGCATCACCATTGGTGCGGTGTCCGAGGCCTTGTTGCTGGCGGCGAAAGGGGGTGCCGATCCTGCAGCGGTACGGGAGGCGTTGATGGGAGGCTTTGCGGGGAGCCGCATTCTGGAGCTGCACGGTCAGCGTATGATTGATCGTGATTTTGCGCCCGGTGCACCGGCGCGTATCCAGCTCAAGGATCTGCGGATGATTCTGGACGAGGCCAGGGCGGAGAATCTGACCCTGCCGCTGGCGCAGCAGGTGCATAATGAGTATCAGTCGCTGGTGGCCAATGGTCACAGTGATGTCGACCACAGCGGCCTGTTGCTGGAACTGGAACACCTGAACGGAGCCCTGATGGGCTCTCTGGGGAAACCGGAAAAATAA
- the rpoH gene encoding RNA polymerase sigma factor RpoH has translation MGTSLQLIDRLVPGANLESYIQAASRIPVLSADEERELAERLHYEGDVEAARQLVLSHLRFVIHIARSYSGYGLSQADLIQEGNVGLMKAVKRFNPEYGVRLVSFAVHWIKAEIHEFILRNWRIVKVATTKAQRKLFFNLRSQKKRLAWLSHDELHAVAEDLGVEPKVVREMEGRLASQDTAFDGPQDDDDDHAYQAPAYYLEDRRGDPAVQLENADWSEDSNGRLMHALGTLDERSQDILRERWLSESKSTLHELADKYGVSAERIRQLEKNAMKKIRASMAEAVPA, from the coding sequence ATGGGTACGAGTTTACAGCTGATTGACAGACTGGTTCCGGGTGCCAATCTCGAGTCTTACATCCAGGCTGCGAGCAGAATTCCGGTATTGTCTGCCGATGAAGAGCGTGAGCTTGCCGAACGTCTCCATTACGAAGGTGACGTGGAAGCAGCTCGCCAGCTGGTGCTCTCTCATTTGCGGTTTGTTATTCACATTGCCCGCAGCTATTCCGGCTACGGCCTTTCGCAGGCCGACCTGATCCAGGAAGGCAATGTGGGGCTGATGAAGGCGGTCAAACGCTTCAACCCGGAATACGGCGTACGTCTGGTGTCCTTCGCAGTGCACTGGATCAAGGCAGAGATTCACGAGTTTATTCTGCGCAACTGGCGCATTGTGAAAGTGGCCACCACCAAGGCCCAGCGCAAACTGTTCTTTAATCTGCGCAGCCAGAAGAAGCGTCTGGCGTGGCTCAGTCACGATGAGCTCCATGCTGTGGCGGAAGATCTCGGGGTGGAGCCAAAAGTTGTGCGTGAGATGGAGGGGCGGCTGGCCTCCCAGGATACGGCCTTTGATGGCCCGCAGGACGATGACGATGATCATGCCTATCAGGCGCCGGCTTATTATCTGGAGGACCGGCGCGGCGATCCGGCGGTTCAGCTGGAGAACGCGGACTGGTCTGAGGACTCGAACGGTCGCCTGATGCACGCGCTGGGGACTCTGGATGAGCGCAGTCAGGATATTCTGCGGGAGCGCTGGTTGTCGGAGAGCAAGTCCACGCTGCATGAGCTGGCCGACAAGTACGGTGTGTCCGCCGAGCGAATTCGTCAGTTGGAGAAGAATGCCATGAAGAAGATACGGGCGAGTATGGCGGAAGCCGTGCCGGCCTGA
- the ftsX gene encoding permease-like cell division protein FtsX, translating into MAPEPRKRTGAKKASSPWQELAESYLVHHRKVARDSAERLWRTPVASSMTWMVMGVALALPVALLLLLTSLQGVSAGWESSARITAYLSEDASLERARELKAEVLGDSRILEVELIDKEQALAEFRVSSGLEDALDYLEGNPLPHTLLVTPDESSRSAGGVETLVTRLQGLDGVERVQVDLGWLQRLNAMTDLLARAVWALALLLAAAVVLVIGNTVRLAIESRRDEILVAKMVGGTDAFVRRPFLYTGAWFGLGGGVVAWVLLQLSLWWLSGPVERLAGLYRSDFSLNGLSFDGALALLIVAMLLGWLGAWVAVKRHLDDIEPGEVAGG; encoded by the coding sequence ATGGCGCCTGAGCCTCGCAAGCGGACGGGGGCCAAAAAAGCCTCCTCTCCCTGGCAGGAATTGGCTGAGAGCTACCTGGTGCATCACCGCAAGGTCGCCCGGGACAGTGCCGAGCGCCTCTGGCGTACGCCGGTGGCCAGTTCCATGACCTGGATGGTGATGGGGGTGGCCCTGGCGCTTCCGGTGGCGCTGTTATTACTGCTGACCAGTTTGCAGGGCGTCAGTGCCGGCTGGGAGAGCAGTGCCCGCATAACCGCCTACCTCAGTGAGGATGCATCGTTGGAGCGTGCGCGTGAACTGAAGGCCGAGGTGCTGGGTGACAGCCGTATCCTGGAGGTGGAACTCATCGATAAGGAACAGGCGCTGGCGGAGTTCCGGGTCTCCTCGGGTTTGGAGGACGCGCTGGATTACCTCGAGGGGAATCCGCTGCCTCATACTCTGCTGGTGACGCCGGACGAATCCTCCCGCAGTGCCGGTGGCGTAGAAACCCTGGTCACTCGCCTGCAGGGCCTGGATGGCGTTGAGCGGGTACAGGTGGACCTGGGCTGGCTGCAACGTCTGAATGCCATGACCGACTTGTTGGCCCGTGCGGTCTGGGCGCTGGCCCTGCTGCTGGCAGCGGCGGTGGTACTGGTCATCGGCAATACGGTGCGGCTGGCGATTGAAAGCCGGCGTGACGAAATCCTCGTTGCCAAGATGGTCGGCGGCACCGATGCCTTTGTGCGTCGTCCGTTCCTGTATACCGGGGCCTGGTTCGGCCTTGGCGGTGGCGTGGTGGCCTGGGTGTTGCTGCAGTTGTCGTTGTGGTGGCTCAGTGGCCCGGTTGAACGGCTCGCGGGGCTGTATCGCAGCGACTTTTCCCTCAATGGCCTGTCCTTCGATGGCGCGCTTGCGTTGCTTATTGTGGCCATGCTGTTAGGCTGGTTGGGTGCCTGGGTGGCGGTCAAGCGCCATCTGGACGATATTGAGCCCGGAGAGGTCGCCGGAGGTTAA
- the ftsE gene encoding cell division ATP-binding protein FtsE: MIEFRQVTKRYDSDHTALRQVNFSLARGELAFLTGHSGAGKSTLLKLIMVMERPSAGEVIVGGQMLNKLPRRQIPYIRRHIGVVFQNHQLLFDRTVFDNVAMPLEVMGVPARDIGRRVRAALDKVGLLTKEKMNPMQLSGGEQQRVGIARAVVNKPPVLLADEPTGNLDPELSADIMHLFGQFSQVGVTVLIASHDIALINDMQRRTLTLDHGQLVAGGGHGA; the protein is encoded by the coding sequence ATGATTGAATTCCGTCAGGTCACCAAGCGCTATGATAGCGACCATACCGCCCTGCGACAGGTGAATTTCAGCCTGGCCCGGGGCGAGCTGGCGTTCCTGACCGGTCATTCCGGCGCCGGTAAGAGTACCCTGCTCAAGCTCATCATGGTGATGGAGCGCCCCAGTGCCGGCGAGGTGATTGTTGGTGGGCAGATGTTGAATAAGCTTCCCAGGCGCCAGATCCCCTACATTCGTCGTCATATTGGCGTGGTGTTCCAGAACCACCAACTGCTGTTCGATCGTACAGTGTTCGACAACGTGGCCATGCCCCTGGAAGTGATGGGTGTGCCGGCGCGGGACATCGGCCGCCGGGTGCGCGCCGCGCTCGACAAGGTTGGTCTGCTGACCAAGGAAAAGATGAACCCCATGCAGTTGTCCGGTGGTGAGCAGCAGCGTGTCGGCATTGCCCGCGCAGTGGTGAACAAGCCCCCGGTGCTGCTGGCGGATGAGCCTACCGGTAACCTGGACCCGGAATTGTCGGCGGACATCATGCACCTGTTTGGCCAGTTCAGTCAGGTGGGCGTGACGGTGCTGATTGCCAGTCACGATATTGCCCTGATCAACGATATGCAGCGCCGGACACTGACTCTGGATCACGGTCAGCTGGTTGCGGGAGGTGGTCATGGCGCCTGA